A single genomic interval of Pan paniscus chromosome 18, NHGRI_mPanPan1-v2.0_pri, whole genome shotgun sequence harbors:
- the SRRM2 gene encoding serine/arginine repetitive matrix protein 2 isoform X10: protein MDLILQQEGWQLDLKRNSLGWKDLQRVPSPTPAPKEAIREGRPPEPTPAKRKRRSSSSSSSSSSSSSSSSSSSSSSSSSSSSSSSSSSSSSSSSSPSPAKPGPQALPKPASPKKPPPGERSLLPVSPSPRHSLPHVARGTFLKRTSGYFPPLHKSFGTPCGLQDKAPPLREWRVRLFTNGPCPPCVLLLPAPTHALCSSHTQRLAV, encoded by the exons ATGGACTTAATTTTACAGCAGGAGGGATGGCAGTTAGACCTCAAGAGGAACTCCCTGGGCTGGAAGGATCTTCAGAG ggtccccagccccaccccagccccaaagGAGGCTATTCGAGAGGGACGTCCTCCGGAGCCAACCCCAGCCAAACGGAAGAGGCGCTCTAGCAGTTCCAGTTCCAgctcctcctcttcatcttcctcctcctcctcctcctcttcttcctcctcctcttcctcctcctcttcttcctcctcatcttcctcctcctcctcgtcttcctccccttcccctgctAAGCCTGGCCCTCAGGCCTTGCCCAAACCTGCAAGCCCCAAGAAGCCACCCCCTGGTGAGCGGAG cctcctccctgtctccccgTCTCCACGCCATTCTCTTCCACATGTAGCCAGAGGGACCTTTCTAAAACGCACATCTGGCTACTTCCCTCCACTCCACAAATCCTTCGGGACGCCCTGTGGCCTGCAGGACAAAGCCCCACCTCTGCGGGAGTGGCGTGTGAGGCTCTTCACCAACGGGCCTTGCCCGCCCTGTGTTCTCCTCCTGCCCGCCCCCACACATGccctgtgctccagccacacCCAGCGCCTTGCAGTCTAA
- the ELOB gene encoding elongin-B isoform X1 — protein MLGHARAAGNGAERGRAGASRGEAAAAMDVFLMIRRHKTTIFTDAKESSTVFELKRIVEGILKRPPDEQRLYKDDQLLDDGKTLGECGFTSQTARPQAPATVGLAFRADDTFEALCIEPFSSPPELPDVMKPQDSGSSANEQAVQ, from the exons ATGCTGGGCCACGCGCGGGCTGCCGGGAACGGGGCGGAGCGCGGCCGCGCCGGCGCGTCGAGGGGAGAGGCAGCAGCCGCGATG GACGTGTTCCTCATGATCCGGCGCCACAAGACCACCATCTTCACGGACGCCAAGGAGTCCAGCACGGTGTTCGAACTGAAGCGCATCGTCGAGGGCATCCTCAAGCGGCCTCCTGACGAGCAGCGGCTGTACAAG GATGACCAACTCTTGGATGATGGCAAGACACTGGGCGAGTGTGGCTTCACCAGTCAAACAGCACGGCCACAGGCCCCAGCCACAGTGGGGCTGGCCTTCCGGGCAG ATGACACCTTTGAGGCCCTGTGCATCGAGCCGTTTTCCAGCCCGCCAGAGCTGCCCGATGTGATGAAGCCCCAGGACTCGGGAAGCAGTGCCAATGAACAAGCCGTGCAGTGA
- the ELOB gene encoding elongin-B isoform X2, whose product MLGHARAAGNGAERGRAGASRGEAAAAMDVFLMIRRHKTTIFTDAKESSTVFELKRIVEGILKRPPDEQRLYKDDQLLDDGKTLGECGFTSQTARPQAPATVGLAFRADDTFEALCIEPFSSPPELPDVMKPQDSGSSANEQAVHLHVHSQTMGKSRNKSWSQCPGLTACSMREPQDGPTQVHPRWGL is encoded by the exons ATGCTGGGCCACGCGCGGGCTGCCGGGAACGGGGCGGAGCGCGGCCGCGCCGGCGCGTCGAGGGGAGAGGCAGCAGCCGCGATG GACGTGTTCCTCATGATCCGGCGCCACAAGACCACCATCTTCACGGACGCCAAGGAGTCCAGCACGGTGTTCGAACTGAAGCGCATCGTCGAGGGCATCCTCAAGCGGCCTCCTGACGAGCAGCGGCTGTACAAG GATGACCAACTCTTGGATGATGGCAAGACACTGGGCGAGTGTGGCTTCACCAGTCAAACAGCACGGCCACAGGCCCCAGCCACAGTGGGGCTGGCCTTCCGGGCAG ATGACACCTTTGAGGCCCTGTGCATCGAGCCGTTTTCCAGCCCGCCAGAGCTGCCCGATGTGATGAAGCCCCAGGACTCGGGAAGCAGTGCCAATGAACAAGCCGTGCA cCTGCATGTCCACTCCCAGACGATGGGCAAGAGCAGAAACAAAAGCTGGAGCCAGTGTCCTGGTTTGACAGCATGTTCAATGAGGGAACCCCAAGACGGACCCACACAGGTCCACCCACGCTGGGGGCTGTAA